TAGCTCCAGCCCGGGTTGCCCTGGTCGCGCCACCCATCGTAGTCTTTCCGGTTGCCGCGCACGAACAGCATCGCGTTGATGGTCGAGCTGCCACCGAGTGCTTTTCCgcggggccaccggcaccgtcggtCCTGCATCGCAAGACAGAACTCGTCCGACGGCTCCGTCCGGAATTGCCAGTCGACGCGTGACATCTGGAGCGTCGGGTACAGGAACGGCAGGTCGGTGAGGAACGTTTCGTCCGTACCGGCCTCGAGCAGTAGCACGTCCCAGTGGCAGATCTCGGACAGCCGAGCCGCCATCACAGCACCGGCCGATCCGGCTCCGATCACCACAAAGTCGTAGATGTCCTGGATGAACGTGTCCGGGATCGGTTGGACGCGATGGTGAAAGTCCACTATGTCCGGACGCTGCAGCCAGATGCTAGcgtcgatcagcagcagaaacacggTGCCGAGCCGCGAGCTGTACAGCAACCGTGTGCGGACCTCGTACGCAGCGATTGAGTTCATCCTGAGGCCTCGACGGGGGTCTCGacggaaacacacacgaaacacgacTGACTCGCGGTGCTGGCCCGCCGGGATTGCTGTTTGCCAATGGCcgacataaacaaaaacattctttGGACCGTACTCTAACTTCGGAGGTAGGGCTCGCTACCGATCCGTTTTAGAACAAGCGTTCTTGGACCTGCGGCCATTCGATTATGAAACTGAAACCCCGAATTGTGATGAAACAATATTAACTCAACTTCTGCGGTGGATCTGTCAGAAACTTCACAAACAATTATTCCGTCGAAAAGCGACACAAACGCAACGCCTTAGAACATCAATCGCTCACGGTGACGGCTCAGCACTCTAGCGACCGCATTAATCGACCCCATTTGCGGCCAATTCTGTCGATGGCAGCAAAAATTCGATCAGCGCGAACACGGAATTCGCATCCGCGGGTTTCCGTCAGTTCCTCGTCAGTGACGGTCGCGGTACGTCGCGTAGTTTGCACATTCGGTTGCCCCTCTCGAGCGCGGTCGGGAATGGCGTTGGGTCCGCTGGACAGCCTGCACACGCGGATGCGCATCATGCTGACGCGCCCGGCGAACGTGttcatcatgctgctgctggacgccTGCATCTGGCTGCAGCGCACGGACGTGGTGgacttccggcaccgggtgcAGGACATTCCGCCGCAGTTCATCTACGACGTGTACGACTTCGTggtggtcggcggcggcagtgccggggccgcggtggccgcccgaCTGTCGGAGGTGTGTGACTggaacgtgctgctgctggaggcggGCACGGACGAGACGTTCCTCAGTGACCTCCCGTACCTGTACCCGGTGCTGCAGAAGGGTCAGCTCGACTGGCAGTTTGAGACGGAACCGAATCCGCGGTTCTGCCAAGGGATGCGCAACAATCGGTGCAGTTGGCCTCGCGGCAAGGTGCTCGGCGGTTCGTCGGTCCTGAATGCGATGATGTACGTGCGGGGCAATCCGGAGGACTACGACGAGTGGGCCAGCTTCGGTAACCGGGGCTGGAGCTGGGTGGACGTGCTGCCGTACTACGTGAAGATGGAGAACGTGCGGGACGCGAACATTGCGGGGCGCCCCTGGCACGGCACGACCGGTCCGCTGTCGGTCGATCTGTTCCGCAATCGGTCCGCGC
This genomic stretch from Anopheles cruzii unplaced genomic scaffold, idAnoCruzAS_RS32_06 scaffold02479_ctg1, whole genome shotgun sequence harbors:
- the LOC128276792 gene encoding glucose dehydrogenase [FAD, quinone]-like, producing the protein MNSIAAYEVRTRLLYSSRLGTVFLLLIDASIWLQRPDIVDFHHRVQPIPDTFIQDIYDFVVIGAGSAGAVMAARLSEICHWDVLLLEAGTDETFLTDLPFLYPTLQMSRVDWQFRTEPSDEFCLAMQDRRCRWPRGKALGGSSTINAMLFVRGNRKDYDGWRDQGNPGWSYDDMLPYFRKLENMQDPQYRNLPYHGRNGPITVERYAYQTPLETYLWQGLQELGLINPYGEVNGPVQTLQPHVELPCSSHRS